A single Pirellulales bacterium DNA region contains:
- a CDS encoding dihydroxy-acid dehydratase produces the protein ECAACPVAGSCGGQFTANTMACVAEAIGMALPGSGSLPAIDETRDEFAVACGKTVMDLLEKDIRPRDIMTFEAFENAIAVAAATGGSTNIALHLPALARECGIRVTLDDVDRVSRKTPIIADLKPGGRYVATDLCRVGGIPVVLKVLLDAGLLHGDCLTVTGKSLRENLKDVRVPTDQDVVVPVSKPLNPTGGLVVLRGNLAPEGSVVKVAGVSKLQHRGPARVFDSEQDCFAAIERREIKKGDTVVIRYEGPRGAPGMPEMLAVTAAIMGQGLGYDVALLTDGRFSGATRGLMVGHIGPEAYVGGPIGLLREGDIITLDAEKGTLDVEISDEDWATRASQWQPKPPRYTTGAMAKYATICGPACEGAVTIARP, from the coding sequence GGAATGCGCGGCCTGCCCGGTGGCGGGTAGCTGCGGCGGTCAGTTCACCGCCAACACCATGGCCTGCGTCGCCGAGGCGATTGGCATGGCGCTCCCGGGCAGCGGTTCGCTCCCCGCCATCGATGAAACGCGCGACGAGTTCGCCGTGGCCTGTGGCAAGACGGTGATGGACCTGCTGGAGAAGGACATCCGCCCGCGCGACATCATGACGTTTGAAGCGTTCGAAAACGCCATCGCGGTCGCGGCGGCGACTGGCGGCAGCACCAACATCGCGCTGCACCTGCCGGCGCTGGCTCGTGAGTGCGGCATCCGCGTCACGCTCGACGACGTCGACCGCGTGAGCCGCAAGACGCCGATCATCGCCGATCTGAAGCCCGGCGGCCGCTATGTGGCTACCGACCTGTGCCGCGTGGGCGGCATTCCGGTGGTGCTCAAGGTGCTGCTCGACGCGGGACTGTTGCATGGCGACTGTCTGACGGTCACTGGCAAGTCGCTGCGCGAAAACCTCAAAGACGTGCGTGTGCCGACCGACCAGGATGTGGTCGTGCCGGTTTCCAAGCCGTTGAACCCGACCGGTGGCCTGGTGGTGCTGCGTGGCAACCTGGCGCCGGAGGGGAGCGTCGTCAAAGTGGCGGGGGTTTCCAAGCTGCAGCATCGCGGCCCAGCGCGCGTCTTCGATAGCGAACAAGATTGCTTTGCCGCGATCGAACGCCGCGAAATCAAAAAGGGAGACACGGTCGTCATTCGATACGAAGGCCCGCGCGGCGCCCCCGGCATGCCAGAGATGCTGGCCGTCACCGCCGCCATCATGGGACAAGGCCTGGGCTACGATGTCGCCTTGCTAACTGACGGGCGCTTTAGCGGCGCGACGCGCGGCCTGATGGTGGGGCACATCGGCCCCGAGGCGTATGTGGGGGGACCGATCGGCCTGCTGCGCGAGGGGGATATCATCACGCTCGACGCCGAGAAGGGAACGCTCGACGTGGAAATCTCGGACGAAGATTGGGCGACCCGCGCCAGCCAGTGGCAGCCCAAGCCGCCGCGCTACACCACTGGCGCCATGGCAAAGTACGCCACGATATGCGGGCCGGCGTGCGAAGGCGCGGTGACCATCGCCCGGCCGTAA
- a CDS encoding P-II family nitrogen regulator: MKKIEAIVRHFKLEDVKNALSERGIKGMTVSEVRGFGRQKGHTETYRGAEYEVDFVPKLKIEVVASAADARGVVDTILQSARTGQVGDGKIFVTELADVIRIRTGENAEQAI; the protein is encoded by the coding sequence ATGAAGAAGATCGAAGCCATCGTCCGTCACTTCAAGCTCGAAGACGTGAAGAACGCACTTAGCGAGCGCGGCATCAAGGGCATGACCGTCAGCGAGGTGCGCGGCTTTGGCCGCCAAAAAGGACACACCGAGACCTACCGCGGCGCCGAGTACGAAGTCGACTTTGTGCCCAAGCTCAAGATCGAAGTGGTCGCGTCGGCGGCCGATGCCCGCGGCGTGGTCGACACCATCTTGCAAAGCGCGCGCACCGGTCAGGTGGGAGACGGCAAGATTTTCGTCACCGAACTGGCGGACGTGATTCGCATTCGCACCGGCGAGAACGCCGAACAAGCGATTTAG
- a CDS encoding sigma-54 dependent transcriptional regulator, protein MHIGFDDFIGSSPAMARVYETIEQVAGLDVDVLIHGETGSGKELVARAVHRRSRRAERPFVPVDCGAIPDNLLESEFFGHERGAFTGADSRRVGLLEAADRGTFFLDELGELPLLLQAKLLRTLQERKIRRVGGRDEIDVDVRVVAATARNLEEMMREGLFREDLYYRVNVVNIELPPLRERGDDLGLLAERFVLRYSREMGKQVAGITPEAYLVLRAYDWPGNVRELQNVIRRAIALAKESLIGLNDLPDSLVTSAGEKRSAEGGGFFELRDQCVATFEHDYLASLLKRHRGNVKTAAAEARVPRGTLYRLMKNHGLDSADFRG, encoded by the coding sequence ATGCACATCGGTTTTGACGACTTCATCGGCTCCAGCCCCGCCATGGCGCGGGTGTATGAGACCATCGAGCAGGTCGCGGGACTCGATGTCGATGTGCTGATTCATGGCGAGACGGGTTCTGGCAAAGAACTGGTGGCGCGCGCGGTGCATCGCCGCAGTCGCCGCGCGGAGCGCCCCTTCGTCCCGGTCGATTGCGGCGCCATCCCCGACAACCTGCTAGAGAGCGAATTCTTTGGCCACGAGCGCGGAGCGTTCACGGGGGCCGATTCGCGGCGAGTGGGGTTATTGGAAGCGGCCGATCGCGGCACCTTCTTTCTCGACGAACTGGGCGAGTTGCCGCTCTTGCTACAGGCCAAGTTGCTGCGAACACTGCAAGAGCGCAAGATCCGCCGGGTGGGAGGCCGCGACGAAATTGATGTCGACGTGCGCGTGGTGGCCGCCACCGCGCGCAACCTGGAAGAGATGATGCGCGAGGGCCTGTTTCGCGAAGATCTCTATTACCGCGTCAACGTCGTGAACATCGAGTTGCCGCCGCTCCGCGAGCGCGGCGACGATCTGGGACTATTGGCCGAGCGATTCGTGCTGCGCTACAGCCGCGAGATGGGCAAACAAGTCGCCGGCATCACGCCCGAGGCGTATCTGGTGCTGCGCGCCTACGATTGGCCGGGCAACGTGCGCGAATTGCAGAACGTGATCCGCCGGGCAATCGCGCTGGCGAAGGAATCGCTCATCGGCTTGAACGACCTGCCCGATTCGCTGGTGACCAGCGCCGGCGAAAAGCGCTCGGCGGAAGGGGGCGGCTTTTTTGAGCTGCGCGATCAATGCGTGGCCACGTTTGAACACGACTATCTGGCCTCGCTATTGAAGCGACATCGCGGCAATGTGAAGACGGCCGCCGCCGAAGCTCGCGTGCCGCGCGGCACGCTCTACCGACTGATGAAGAACCATGGCCTGGATAGCGCCGATTTTCGTGGCTAG
- a CDS encoding Gfo/Idh/MocA family oxidoreductase — MERPIRVGILGCARIARRGVIAGIQSANSAQLTAIASRNAQTAREWAAEFAIPKHYGSYDELLADPEIDAIYNPLPNELHCQWTLAAAAAGKHVLCEKPLAIDVAEAERIVAGCQSAGVILMEAFMWRHHPRTLRALETVQSGQLGELRLVKMDFSFDIDRDDWRLDPRRGGGGGALYDIGCYGINAARLFTGAEPVEIVARSRQWTTGVDMTIGMLLRFPNDVLALLDASFEAPDRNRIEIVGSKGALELADGVLPAPESVMTWRTDDDVEVLKFPPADQYAAEVEAFCQAIRSGSLPYPAEDGLANMRVVDEVRRQAWSGGAIKYWSKTTGAC, encoded by the coding sequence ATGGAACGACCAATTCGCGTGGGGATATTGGGCTGTGCGCGCATCGCCCGGCGCGGTGTGATTGCTGGCATTCAGTCCGCCAATTCTGCCCAGTTGACCGCAATTGCCAGTCGCAACGCCCAGACGGCGCGCGAGTGGGCGGCGGAATTCGCCATTCCCAAGCACTACGGCAGCTACGACGAGTTGCTGGCAGACCCCGAGATCGACGCGATTTACAACCCGCTCCCGAACGAACTGCATTGCCAGTGGACCTTGGCGGCCGCTGCCGCTGGCAAGCATGTGCTGTGCGAAAAGCCGCTGGCAATCGATGTGGCTGAGGCCGAGAGGATTGTAGCGGGCTGCCAGAGTGCCGGGGTCATATTGATGGAGGCCTTCATGTGGCGCCATCATCCGCGCACACTGCGCGCGCTGGAAACAGTGCAAAGCGGGCAGCTTGGCGAACTGCGTCTGGTGAAAATGGACTTCTCGTTCGATATTGATCGCGACGACTGGCGGCTCGACCCGCGCCGCGGAGGCGGCGGCGGAGCGCTCTATGATATTGGCTGTTACGGCATCAACGCGGCCCGGCTTTTCACCGGCGCCGAGCCAGTGGAAATCGTCGCAAGGTCGCGGCAATGGACGACCGGCGTCGATATGACGATCGGCATGCTATTGCGGTTCCCCAACGACGTGCTGGCGCTACTCGACGCTAGCTTTGAGGCGCCTGATCGCAACCGCATCGAAATTGTGGGTAGCAAGGGGGCGCTCGAATTGGCCGACGGCGTGTTGCCCGCGCCCGAGTCGGTGATGACCTGGCGAACCGACGACGACGTGGAAGTTTTGAAGTTCCCGCCGGCCGATCAATATGCCGCCGAGGTCGAGGCATTTTGTCAGGCGATTCGGTCGGGCAGCCTGCCGTATCCAGCGGAGGATGGCCTGGCCAATATGCGCGTCGTGGACGAGGTTCGGCGACAGGCGTGGTCTGGCGGCGCCATCAAGTACTGGTCAAAGACCACAGGCGCCTGTTAA
- a CDS encoding aspartate aminotransferase family protein, which produces MDRARDQAHLIHALHNKAAQTIAHVWVRGQGAVLCDSEGREYLDGLAGLWNIVVGHGRRELAEAAARQMNELAYATAYTGSTNLRAIELGERLAGICYPGINRFFFTSGGGESNESAFKTARYFGRRSGFPDKHKIIGRRWGYHGTTLGAMAATGISAYWNLFGPMPSGFSHIEGPYPYRFPADAAPPGDLRTAGVIAADWLEEAILREGPETVAAFVGEPVQAAGGVIVPPGDYWPRIREICDRHKVLLIADEVVTGFGRTGDWFGLSRYGIEPDIIVFAKGITSGYFPLGGIGVSDRIAAAIDDGAGAEAWMHAFTYSGHPTGCAVALANLDIIERESLVERAGHLGQRLLTGLKGLSSHPHVGDVRGQGLMCAVELVADKATKAEFPPEQKVGPRVHEATQRRGLFTRLRGDVYNLAPCYVTEEAQIDRMVQILGDSIDEILGA; this is translated from the coding sequence GTGGATCGTGCGCGCGACCAGGCGCATCTCATTCACGCCTTGCACAACAAGGCTGCTCAAACAATCGCCCATGTCTGGGTCCGCGGCCAGGGCGCTGTGCTTTGCGACAGCGAAGGCCGTGAATATCTCGACGGGCTCGCTGGGCTTTGGAACATCGTAGTCGGTCACGGTCGGCGTGAGTTGGCCGAAGCCGCCGCGCGCCAGATGAACGAATTGGCCTACGCCACCGCCTATACCGGCAGCACGAATCTACGCGCCATCGAACTGGGCGAACGTCTTGCCGGCATTTGCTACCCCGGCATCAATCGTTTCTTTTTCACCTCTGGCGGGGGCGAGTCAAACGAAAGCGCCTTCAAGACCGCGCGCTATTTTGGCCGTCGCTCTGGCTTTCCCGACAAGCACAAGATTATCGGCCGCCGCTGGGGCTATCACGGCACCACGCTCGGCGCCATGGCCGCCACTGGCATTTCGGCCTATTGGAACCTGTTTGGCCCCATGCCGTCTGGCTTCTCGCATATCGAAGGCCCCTACCCGTATCGCTTTCCGGCCGACGCGGCGCCCCCCGGCGACCTGCGCACTGCTGGTGTTATTGCCGCCGATTGGCTGGAAGAGGCCATTTTGCGTGAAGGTCCAGAAACCGTGGCGGCCTTTGTCGGCGAGCCAGTGCAAGCCGCCGGCGGAGTGATTGTTCCGCCCGGCGATTATTGGCCGCGCATTCGCGAGATTTGCGATCGACACAAAGTGTTGCTCATCGCCGACGAGGTGGTCACCGGATTTGGCCGCACCGGCGACTGGTTTGGATTGTCGCGCTACGGCATTGAGCCCGACATCATCGTATTCGCCAAAGGAATTACGAGCGGCTATTTTCCGCTGGGCGGCATTGGCGTCAGCGACCGCATTGCCGCAGCGATCGACGACGGCGCCGGCGCCGAGGCGTGGATGCACGCCTTCACGTACTCAGGGCATCCTACCGGCTGCGCCGTGGCGCTAGCCAACCTGGATATCATCGAACGCGAGTCGCTGGTCGAGCGCGCCGGGCACTTGGGGCAGCGACTGCTCACGGGTCTTAAGGGACTGTCATCCCATCCGCATGTGGGAGATGTGCGTGGGCAAGGATTGATGTGCGCGGTGGAGCTAGTCGCCGACAAGGCGACCAAGGCCGAGTTTCCGCCCGAGCAGAAGGTGGGACCGCGCGTGCACGAGGCCACGCAGCGCCGCGGGTTGTTCACCCGCCTGCGCGGCGACGTTTACAATCTGGCCCCTTGCTATGTGACCGAAGAGGCTCAAATCGATCGGATGGTGCAGATCCTCGGCGACTCGATCGACGAAATTCTCGGCGCCTAG
- the mnmA gene encoding tRNA 2-thiouridine(34) synthase MnmA has translation MSRVVLAMSGGVDSSVAAWLLREAGHEVIGLFMRHGASPVASCAAPGATAAALPIITPTSHKQGCCSASDAHDAQRVADRLGIPFYAVNFEAEFGQIIDYFVDEYTAGRTPNPCVVCNNWLKFGKLLEYADSAGAEFIATGHYARLERRGEGHAPALCRGRDAGKDQSYVLFGIDRSVLPRVLFPVGDHAKPQIREMARELGLRVAEKKDSQEICFVPDGDYANLVRSRQGVAARGGEIVTVDGAVVGEHDGIENYTIGQRKGLGVAFGEPRYVVRLEPETRRVVIGEKRDLARREFVAERSNWLVDPPHGELRCQVKIRYSSRPADAAIELIDEGSFRVVLDEAQFGVAPGQAAVCYDGDRVLGGGWIA, from the coding sequence ATGTCTCGGGTCGTCTTGGCCATGTCTGGCGGCGTCGACAGCAGTGTCGCCGCTTGGCTATTGCGCGAGGCAGGTCACGAGGTCATCGGCCTTTTCATGCGCCACGGCGCCAGTCCGGTCGCGTCCTGCGCGGCGCCAGGCGCCACCGCGGCGGCCTTGCCCATCATCACGCCGACATCGCATAAGCAAGGCTGCTGCTCGGCCAGCGACGCCCACGACGCGCAGCGCGTCGCCGATCGGCTGGGCATACCGTTTTACGCGGTCAACTTCGAAGCAGAGTTTGGGCAGATCATCGACTATTTCGTCGACGAGTACACCGCGGGCCGCACGCCCAATCCGTGCGTGGTCTGCAACAACTGGCTGAAGTTCGGCAAACTGCTCGAATACGCCGACAGCGCAGGCGCCGAATTCATCGCCACCGGTCATTACGCCCGACTGGAACGACGCGGCGAGGGACATGCGCCGGCCTTGTGCCGCGGCCGCGACGCGGGCAAGGATCAGTCGTATGTGCTGTTTGGCATCGATCGCAGCGTGCTGCCGCGAGTGCTGTTTCCCGTGGGAGATCATGCGAAGCCGCAAATTCGTGAGATGGCGCGCGAACTGGGATTGCGCGTCGCGGAAAAGAAAGACAGCCAGGAAATCTGTTTCGTGCCGGATGGCGACTACGCGAACCTGGTGCGATCGCGTCAGGGCGTGGCCGCGCGCGGGGGCGAGATCGTAACCGTCGATGGCGCCGTGGTGGGCGAACACGACGGTATTGAGAACTACACCATCGGGCAGCGCAAGGGGCTTGGCGTGGCGTTTGGCGAGCCGCGCTACGTGGTGCGTCTGGAACCAGAGACACGACGCGTGGTGATTGGCGAAAAGCGCGACCTGGCCCGCCGAGAGTTTGTTGCCGAGCGATCGAACTGGCTCGTCGATCCGCCGCACGGCGAATTGCGCTGCCAGGTGAAGATTCGCTATAGCTCGCGCCCGGCCGACGCCGCGATCGAACTGATCGATGAGGGCAGCTTTCGCGTGGTGTTGGACGAAGCGCAATTTGGCGTGGCGCCGGGGCAGGCGGCGGTCTGCTACGACGGCGATCGTGTGCTCGGCGGCGGCTGGATCGCTTGA
- a CDS encoding molybdenum cofactor biosynthesis protein MoaB → MTSKTHEQHRAEAPALLRCAVITVSDTRTLETDTGGKTLIDLLTAAGHSVAARHIIADEPVAMRHLITSLAAKKECDAILLTGGTGIGSRDQTYETVSAMLTKPLPGYGELFRMLSYAEIGAAAMLSRAAGGLLGQVVVLTMPGSPAAVRLAMEKLILPELGHLVREACR, encoded by the coding sequence ATGACGAGCAAGACGCACGAACAACACCGCGCCGAGGCCCCCGCCTTGCTCCGCTGCGCGGTGATCACGGTGAGCGACACCCGCACCCTGGAAACCGACACCGGGGGCAAAACGTTGATCGATTTGCTGACGGCGGCGGGACACTCAGTGGCGGCGCGGCACATCATCGCCGATGAACCCGTGGCCATGCGACATCTGATTACCTCGCTGGCCGCCAAAAAGGAGTGCGACGCCATCTTGCTGACGGGGGGCACCGGCATCGGCAGTCGCGACCAGACCTATGAAACCGTCAGCGCGATGCTCACCAAGCCCCTGCCTGGCTATGGCGAACTGTTCCGCATGTTGAGCTATGCCGAAATCGGCGCCGCGGCCATGCTCAGCCGTGCTGCCGGGGGCTTGTTGGGGCAAGTTGTGGTGCTCACCATGCCGGGCTCGCCGGCGGCCGTGCGACTGGCCATGGAAAAGCTGATACTGCCCGAGCTAGGACACCTGGTACGCGAAGCGTGCCGCTAG
- a CDS encoding HEAT repeat domain-containing protein: protein MPRIFLMMLVFLGPALAVAQGEPAPTRRRPAARPAASRSVRAQAEAEYERIKADYPDTVDGQWKLAEWCREHHLLTDRKTHLERIIQIDPDHLGARRALGYQKQEGRWMTQAEIMTDRGYVLYRGRWKLPQEIKQYEEKKKETAAENQWVGDIRKWRSWLMGDRAEEALANLRAINDPFALKALKKHLAEEEDFRVRLCYVDAMARIATGEAVESMVEVALRDPAEEVRLTALDHLSEKQYPEATARFIQELRSKDNVIVNRAAVGLEHMDHPGSVPALIDALITAHKYQIVQGSPGITSTFSRSSPGAAPQMNGLSTGQSVTTVVQQIPNAAVRDALIKLTGVNYDFDVAQWKAWLQTRKEDASLDGRRD, encoded by the coding sequence ATGCCGCGCATTTTCCTCATGATGCTGGTTTTCCTTGGTCCGGCGCTGGCTGTTGCGCAAGGAGAGCCGGCGCCGACTCGGCGGCGTCCCGCCGCGCGGCCAGCGGCCAGCCGCAGTGTCCGCGCGCAGGCGGAAGCCGAATACGAGCGCATCAAGGCCGACTATCCCGACACGGTAGACGGCCAGTGGAAGCTTGCCGAATGGTGCCGCGAGCATCATTTGCTCACGGACCGCAAAACGCATCTGGAGCGGATCATCCAGATCGACCCCGATCATTTGGGCGCCCGCCGCGCGCTGGGCTATCAAAAGCAAGAGGGACGCTGGATGACCCAGGCCGAAATTATGACCGATCGCGGGTATGTGCTCTATCGAGGCAGATGGAAGCTGCCCCAAGAAATCAAGCAATACGAGGAGAAGAAAAAAGAAACCGCCGCCGAAAACCAATGGGTTGGCGACATCCGCAAGTGGCGCTCCTGGCTGATGGGCGACCGTGCCGAGGAAGCGCTCGCGAATTTGCGAGCCATCAATGATCCCTTTGCCCTCAAGGCCCTGAAAAAGCACCTGGCCGAGGAAGAAGATTTTCGAGTGCGGCTCTGCTACGTCGACGCGATGGCGCGAATCGCCACCGGCGAAGCGGTGGAATCGATGGTTGAAGTGGCGCTGCGCGACCCCGCCGAGGAGGTGCGACTCACCGCGCTCGATCATCTTTCCGAAAAACAATACCCCGAGGCGACCGCGCGGTTCATTCAAGAACTACGCAGCAAAGACAACGTTATTGTTAATCGCGCGGCGGTGGGACTGGAGCACATGGACCACCCCGGCTCTGTGCCCGCGCTGATCGACGCCTTGATCACAGCGCATAAGTACCAAATCGTGCAGGGAAGCCCCGGCATTACATCCACGTTTTCGCGGTCGAGTCCTGGTGCGGCGCCGCAGATGAACGGCCTTTCGACCGGACAATCGGTGACCACGGTCGTGCAACAGATTCCCAATGCCGCCGTGCGCGACGCGCTAATCAAGCTGACCGGAGTGAACTACGACTTCGATGTGGCGCAGTGGAAAGCGTGGCTGCAAACTCGCAAGGAAGACGCCAGTCTCGACGGGCGGCGCGACTAA
- a CDS encoding SDR family oxidoreductase translates to MSRSVLVTGGAGFIGSHLAGALVERGDRVRVLDNLCTGKRANLSAWEKDIEFIEGDLVDAEAVGRAVRGVDCVFHQAALASVPRSIERPLDTHQACVTGTVMLLDQARRAGVRRLVYAASSSAYGNQPFASKREIDLPAPLSPYGAAKLASEFYCQSFTAAYGFETVAIRYFNVFGPRQDANSPYSAVIPLFVTALLEGRPPTIHGDGLQSRDFTFVGNVVHGNLLAADAPQASGRVVNVAMGHSVTLLDLLARLQRLLGTNITPHFEAPRVGDVRESLADITLAREYLGYEPQVSFDDGLARSIDYYRATVGKK, encoded by the coding sequence ATGTCGCGTAGCGTACTGGTCACCGGCGGCGCCGGATTTATTGGTTCTCATCTGGCCGGCGCGCTGGTCGAACGGGGCGATCGCGTGCGCGTGCTCGACAATCTCTGCACCGGCAAGCGAGCGAACCTGTCCGCGTGGGAAAAGGATATTGAGTTCATCGAAGGGGACCTGGTGGACGCCGAGGCGGTGGGGCGCGCGGTGCGCGGCGTGGACTGCGTGTTTCATCAGGCGGCGCTGGCCTCGGTGCCGCGCAGCATCGAGCGTCCGCTCGACACCCATCAGGCCTGCGTGACCGGAACGGTGATGCTGTTAGATCAGGCGCGGCGCGCCGGCGTGCGGCGGTTGGTCTACGCCGCCAGCAGCAGCGCGTACGGCAATCAGCCATTCGCCTCGAAGCGCGAGATCGACCTGCCGGCGCCGTTGTCTCCCTATGGAGCGGCGAAGTTGGCGTCTGAGTTCTATTGCCAATCGTTCACCGCCGCCTATGGGTTTGAAACCGTGGCCATCCGCTACTTCAATGTGTTTGGTCCCCGGCAAGACGCCAACAGCCCCTACTCGGCGGTGATTCCGCTGTTTGTCACGGCGCTGCTCGAAGGGCGCCCCCCCACCATTCATGGCGATGGCTTGCAATCGCGCGACTTCACCTTTGTGGGCAATGTGGTGCATGGCAACTTGCTGGCGGCCGACGCGCCGCAGGCCAGTGGCCGCGTCGTCAACGTGGCCATGGGGCACAGCGTGACGCTGCTAGACCTATTGGCCCGACTGCAAAGATTGCTCGGCACCAACATTACCCCACACTTCGAAGCGCCCCGCGTGGGAGACGTGCGAGAGAGTTTGGCCGACATCACGCTCGCGCGCGAGTATCTGGGCTACGAGCCGCAGGTTAGCTTCGACGACGGGCTAGCGCGCTCGATTGACTATTACCGCGCCACGGTTGGCAAGAAATAA
- a CDS encoding DUF11 domain-containing protein codes for MKRYMIRITALSAVVALGIVVIAQAQRTLRAREAAAPEAGAKPSAKQIAAARAALEKNAASAESAKDPFAMAREAVAADTAQPNYLAAVPSDPSVAVIPAANESIEPAQAQLPYAERHGETIHDPNVLQAVGEAELSPTPVDPLAAGSKPQTGDLPAAELHSGELQPIEPTVAAPPLSAPLEPPLAEPLGESSAAPPASDGFAPAAPAEAQQFEPALADSAPTGELAPREFSATEQPVADKYQATDPAAQPLVAATPQEAPPSMSEGTGRPGGRELEGVQGAAISIEKIAPAELQVGRNASFQVRVRNTGTAPAKDVQVFDEVPKNTRLASTTPSAEQGPNGELIWSLGRLRPGEESVVSMEVVPLAEGEIGSVAVARFTAEASARSIATRPQLTIQVNGPREVLSGQEAVLLVKVANIGTGAATGVTLLNQLPANFTHPAGSEVEYTVGTLGPNETRDIELTLTAARAGRVQNNVMAYADGNLRAEDVLEMEVLAPALDLKIDGSERRFLERQATYTLNLANPGTAAAKNIVLSAHLPEGLQFVEANNLGEFDAATRTVNWRLEELPAGESGAVTMIAMPIAEGEHLLTVDAKANQGLSAQQEQRVAVEGIAGATFQVIDASDPVEVDGETSYEIRVINQGTKAATNVRVAAILPDGMQAISAEGPTAHVVDSAQVVFEPVARLAPKADTTFVVRVKATVAGDMRLRVQLTSDEMRTPVTKEESTRVFGDE; via the coding sequence ATGAAGCGGTACATGATCCGCATCACGGCACTATCTGCCGTGGTCGCGCTAGGCATTGTCGTCATCGCCCAGGCGCAACGAACGTTGCGCGCACGGGAGGCGGCCGCGCCCGAGGCGGGCGCCAAGCCGAGCGCCAAGCAAATTGCGGCGGCGCGAGCGGCATTGGAAAAGAACGCCGCCAGTGCTGAAAGCGCGAAGGATCCCTTCGCCATGGCCCGCGAAGCAGTCGCGGCCGACACGGCGCAGCCCAACTACCTGGCGGCCGTGCCGAGCGATCCATCGGTCGCGGTGATCCCCGCGGCAAATGAAAGCATCGAACCGGCCCAAGCGCAACTGCCTTATGCCGAGCGCCACGGCGAAACAATTCACGATCCCAACGTGTTGCAAGCGGTGGGAGAAGCCGAGCTTAGCCCCACGCCCGTCGATCCGCTGGCGGCCGGCAGCAAGCCGCAGACAGGCGATTTGCCGGCGGCTGAGTTGCATTCCGGCGAACTACAGCCGATTGAGCCGACCGTGGCCGCGCCGCCGCTGTCGGCCCCGTTGGAGCCACCCCTGGCGGAACCCTTGGGCGAGTCCAGTGCGGCGCCACCCGCGAGCGACGGATTCGCGCCTGCTGCGCCGGCCGAAGCGCAGCAGTTCGAACCCGCATTGGCCGATAGCGCGCCGACCGGCGAACTGGCTCCACGCGAATTTTCCGCCACGGAGCAACCGGTGGCGGATAAGTATCAAGCCACCGATCCAGCGGCGCAGCCATTGGTGGCCGCGACGCCGCAGGAAGCGCCTCCCAGCATGTCCGAAGGGACTGGTCGCCCTGGCGGCCGCGAGCTGGAAGGGGTGCAGGGCGCCGCGATCTCGATTGAAAAGATCGCTCCAGCCGAACTCCAGGTCGGGCGCAACGCGTCGTTTCAGGTGCGCGTGCGCAATACCGGCACGGCGCCCGCCAAGGACGTGCAGGTGTTCGACGAAGTGCCGAAAAACACGCGGCTGGCGAGCACCACTCCCAGCGCCGAGCAGGGCCCCAATGGCGAACTGATCTGGTCGCTGGGCCGTCTGCGGCCGGGGGAGGAGAGCGTGGTGTCGATGGAAGTTGTGCCGCTGGCCGAGGGAGAGATTGGCAGCGTCGCAGTGGCGCGATTCACCGCCGAGGCCTCGGCACGCAGCATCGCCACGCGACCACAGTTGACGATTCAGGTCAATGGGCCGCGCGAGGTGCTGTCCGGACAAGAAGCGGTGCTGTTGGTCAAGGTGGCCAACATTGGCACCGGCGCCGCGACCGGCGTGACGCTGCTCAATCAACTGCCCGCAAATTTCACGCACCCCGCGGGCTCTGAAGTGGAGTACACCGTCGGCACGCTCGGACCGAATGAAACGCGCGATATCGAGCTCACGCTCACCGCGGCGCGTGCCGGCCGAGTGCAAAACAACGTCATGGCCTACGCCGACGGCAATCTGCGGGCCGAGGATGTCCTTGAGATGGAGGTGTTGGCTCCGGCGCTCGACCTGAAAATCGACGGCTCGGAGCGACGTTTCTTGGAGCGTCAAGCCACCTACACATTGAATTTGGCGAATCCCGGCACGGCCGCCGCGAAAAACATCGTGCTCAGCGCGCATTTGCCGGAGGGACTGCAATTTGTCGAAGCAAATAATCTAGGCGAATTCGACGCCGCGACGCGGACTGTGAATTGGCGCCTGGAGGAACTGCCAGCGGGCGAGTCGGGCGCGGTGACCATGATCGCCATGCCGATCGCCGAGGGAGAACACTTGTTGACAGTGGATGCCAAGGCGAACCAGGGACTCAGCGCGCAACAAGAGCAGCGAGTGGCCGTGGAAGGAATCGCCGGCGCGACATTCCAGGTGATCGACGCCAGCGATCCGGTCGAGGTAGACGGCGAAACCAGCTATGAGATTCGCGTGATCAATCAAGGCACCAAGGCGGCGACCAACGTGCGCGTGGCTGCCATCTTGCCCGACGGCATGCAGGCGATCTCCGCCGAGGGGCCGACGGCGCACGTCGTGGATAGCGCGCAAGTCGTGTTTGAGCCGGTGGCGCGGCTGGCGCCGAAGGCCGACACCACCTTTGTAGTGCGCGTGAAAGCGACCGTAGCGGGCGACATGCGACTGCGGGTGCAATTGACTTCGGACGAGATGCGCACGCCAGTCACCAAAGAGGAAAGCACGCGCGTCTTTGGCGATGAATGA